The proteins below are encoded in one region of Silene latifolia isolate original U9 population chromosome 2, ASM4854445v1, whole genome shotgun sequence:
- the LOC141633371 gene encoding chalcone synthase-like, whose amino-acid sequence MGSLSGIKISQKSKGLANILALGTANPPNQILQEDYPDFCFCVADANGENTMPDLKIKFNHICEKTTIKKRYFYQTEEFLKKNPELVNYDAFTMDARQDILSIEVPKLAKEAALKAIKEWGQPISKITHIIFSTLSGAIMPGYDYQLAKLLGLGPHVQRFILFQLGCYSGGTALRLAKDIVENNKRARVLVVCADMTLAFFRGPTQTDIGSMIGQALFGDGAGAAIVGSDPDWYAGEQPIFELVSASQSTIPDTERAIGGQLKQVGVSLVLAKDNPSLIANKVEIPVIEALSPLGITDWNSVFWVVHPGGPAILDQVEKKLGLDTNKFRSSRHVLSEFGNMSSATVFFVMDETRKRSVKEGKSSTGEGLEYGVLIGLGPGITIETVVLRSFPIDL is encoded by the exons atgggatCTCTTAGTGGAATCAAAATCTCTCAAAAATCCAAAGGTTTAGCAAACATCTTAGCTTTAGGAACGGCCAACCCTCCTAATCAAATTTTACAAGAAGATTATCCtgatttttgtttttgtgtaGCAGACGCTAACGGCGAAAATACTATGCCCGATCTCAAAATCAAGTTTAACCATATAT GTGAAAAAACGACAATCAAAAAGCGATATTTTTACCAAACAGAAGAGTTTTTGAAGAAAAACCCGGAACTAGTGAACTACGACGCTTTTACAATGGACGCACGCCAAGACATACTTTCAATCGAAGTACCTAAATTGGCAAAAGAAGCGGCCTTGAAAGCGATCAAAGAGTGGGGCCAACCCATATCGAAAATCACCCACATTATCTTCTCAACTTTGTCCGGAGCAATCATGCCCGGATACGACTATCAGCTTGCCAAGTTACTAGGCCTCGGCCCACACGTGCAACGTTTCATTCTTTTCCAGCTCGGGTGCTATTCAGGGGGTACAGCCCTTCGTTTGGCCAAAGATATCGTGGAGAACAACAAACGAGCTCGAGTTTTAGTAGTGTGTGCTGATATGACCTTGGCCTTTTTTCGTGGGCCCACCCAAACTGACATTGGTTCGATGATTGGACAAGCCCTATTTGGTGATGGTGCGGGTGCTGCTATAGTTGGTTCGGACCCAGATTGGTATGCGGGTGAGCAGCCCATTTTTGAATTGGTCTCGGCCTCACAATCCACTATTCCAGACACTGAAAGGGCTATCGGAGGACAACTTAAACAAGTTGGGGTATCCTTAGTTTTAGCTAAGGATAACCCGAGTCTTATTGCTAATAAGGTCGAAATACCCGTGATTGAAGCCCTTAGTCCACTTGgcattactgattggaattccgTTTTTTGGGTAGTTCACCCTGGCGGGCCTGCCATCCTAGACCAAGTAGAAAAAAAACTCGGGCTTGACACGAATAAGTTCCGCTCCAGTCGACACGTGTTAAGTGAGTTTGGGAATATGTCGAGTGCGACCGTGTTTTTTGTGATGGATGAAACAAGGAAGAGGTCCGTCAAGGAAGGAAAGAGTAGTACCGGTGAAGGATTGGAGTATGGTGTCCTTATCGGGCTTGGACCCGGTATAACTATTGAGACCGTTGTGCTTCGTAGTTTCCCCATTGATTTATAA